In the Synergistaceae bacterium genome, one interval contains:
- the cobD gene encoding cobalamin biosynthesis protein CobD, with amino-acid sequence MKFALILCLAVISDGILGDPRSFPHPVRFLGHVINFWRGIFFTDTGSYIRGLAVVIMTVITAGLSVCLALSVTGCSVILEVYLLYSAIAWRDLKDETLPVFLSLMKHDIDGARKNLSYVVGRDTENLDEAGIIRAVIETVAENSVDGVMSVIFFAAVGWAVGGDYGMCIAVWLFKSASTLDSMLGYESFGRFGSPSAKLDDIMNFIPARLGGVIIILAGLFTRTGKNVREAWRVFMSDRLKHKSPNSAHGESAFAGVLGVRLGGGAEYGGKFEPRPCLNENANDPEISDIIEAWRLLDISCLLSAVFCFPLGCELFL; translated from the coding sequence GTGAAATTCGCGCTGATATTGTGCCTTGCGGTTATTTCTGACGGGATATTAGGAGACCCGCGGAGCTTTCCTCACCCTGTGAGATTTCTCGGCCATGTCATAAATTTCTGGCGCGGAATATTTTTCACTGATACAGGCTCATACATTCGCGGCCTCGCTGTTGTGATTATGACGGTCATAACGGCGGGGCTTTCTGTATGCCTTGCGCTTTCTGTTACGGGGTGCAGTGTCATTCTTGAAGTGTACCTGCTGTACTCGGCCATTGCGTGGCGCGACCTGAAGGACGAAACTTTACCCGTATTTCTCTCACTCATGAAGCACGACATTGACGGGGCGCGGAAAAATTTATCGTATGTTGTCGGGCGCGATACGGAAAATCTTGATGAGGCGGGAATAATCCGGGCAGTGATTGAGACTGTCGCGGAAAATTCTGTTGACGGCGTTATGTCGGTGATATTCTTTGCGGCTGTGGGCTGGGCTGTCGGCGGTGATTACGGGATGTGCATAGCGGTGTGGCTGTTCAAGTCAGCAAGCACATTAGACTCAATGCTGGGATATGAATCATTCGGCAGATTCGGGAGTCCGTCAGCAAAACTTGACGACATAATGAATTTCATTCCGGCGCGTCTCGGAGGTGTCATCATAATTCTTGCGGGGCTTTTCACGAGAACGGGGAAAAATGTCCGGGAGGCTTGGCGGGTGTTCATGTCTGACCGTCTGAAGCACAAGAGTCCCAACAGCGCACACGGTGAGAGCGCGTTTGCGGGCGTGTTAGGTGTGAGGCTGGGAGGAGGCGCGGAATACGGCGGGAAGTTCGAGCCCCGGCCATGCCTGAACGAGAATGCGAATGACCCGGAAATTTCCGACATCATAGAGGCGTGGAGGCTGCTTGATATTTCGTGCCTGCTTTCGGCTGTGTTCTGTTTTCCGCTAGGCTGTGAATTATTTTTGTGA
- the metF gene encoding methylenetetrahydrofolate reductase [NAD(P)H] produces MDRFFDKLAPSYTFEIFPPKGNKSTEGTYGVIDSLVSFNPDLISVTYGAGGSSRDNTVEIASGIQNRYHVNGVAHLTCVGTTRAELKAILDRLKASNVRNILALRGDLKDESDLGEFHHASELIAFIHEEYGDDFDIFAACYPEKHPESESVEQDLYHLKEKCSLGVKGLISQLFFDNDIFCAWRERAREMGITQPIIAGIMPITAAAQIPKVVEMCGASVPERVRRFVDAYGHHQGAVKEAGIAYATEQIIDLLARGVEGIHLYTMNQADTVRRIDSGIRSVLYTKRYAVHSDR; encoded by the coding sequence ATGGACAGATTTTTTGACAAACTCGCGCCGAGCTACACATTCGAGATTTTCCCCCCGAAAGGCAACAAAAGCACAGAAGGCACCTACGGCGTAATAGACAGCCTAGTGAGCTTCAACCCGGATTTAATCAGCGTAACTTACGGTGCGGGAGGCTCAAGCCGGGACAACACCGTAGAAATTGCGTCAGGGATTCAGAACCGCTATCACGTAAACGGAGTCGCGCACCTTACCTGCGTAGGCACAACACGCGCCGAACTCAAAGCGATTCTCGACCGCCTGAAAGCCAGCAACGTCCGCAACATTCTAGCGTTAAGGGGCGACCTCAAAGACGAGTCAGATCTCGGAGAATTTCACCACGCCTCGGAGTTAATCGCGTTCATTCACGAGGAATACGGCGATGACTTTGACATTTTCGCGGCCTGCTACCCGGAAAAACACCCGGAGTCAGAATCCGTTGAGCAGGATTTGTATCACCTCAAAGAAAAATGCAGTCTCGGTGTAAAGGGCTTAATCTCGCAGCTATTCTTTGACAATGATATTTTCTGCGCGTGGCGTGAAAGAGCGCGTGAAATGGGAATCACTCAGCCGATAATCGCCGGGATAATGCCCATCACAGCGGCGGCACAGATTCCGAAAGTCGTTGAAATGTGCGGTGCCTCAGTCCCGGAGCGTGTGAGGAGATTCGTTGACGCATACGGACATCATCAGGGAGCCGTAAAGGAAGCCGGAATAGCCTACGCAACCGAGCAGATAATAGACCTTCTAGCGCGGGGCGTTGAGGGGATTCACCTGTATACTATGAATCAGGCCGACACGGTGAGGCGGATTGATTCGGGTATACGTTCGGTGCTTTACACAAAGCGTTATGCAGTTCATTCCGACAGATAA
- the glgC gene encoding glucose-1-phosphate adenylyltransferase — protein MYTGKHGRVLGIVLAGGKGERLMPLTSYRAKPAVYFAAKYRIIDFALSNLINSGIYSVYVLTQFKSQSLNEHIERGWQFGGAMRGRDFFVTTIPAQMWSGEHWFQGTADAVYQAKHMITRFRADKVCIFAADHIYKMDVEQMLSYHDAQHADVTIAANVVPVEEATAFGCIKTDKNGRIVEFMEKPKNPPEIPGKPGFSYVSMGNYVFDRKVLEEALDDDAMKEETSHDFGKDIIPDLVEHGMKVCAYDFSTNVLPHPSAETELIHQWRTDKPYWRDVGTLYAYWKAHMELIGHESEMSFYNPMWPIRTVSYGDPPSYCYPDSGHPCNINRVMLSEGSRIFGADVSNSVLARNSLVQAGSVVEESIIGHDVVIGRNCRIKRAIIDGHNIIPDGTVIGEDPDLDAKNYYVDPKSGIVVAGVPKELYLTGSDQLEEGQSWDTMG, from the coding sequence ATGTACACAGGCAAACACGGAAGAGTGTTAGGTATAGTGCTTGCCGGGGGAAAGGGCGAGCGCTTAATGCCCCTGACTAGTTACCGCGCAAAACCTGCCGTATATTTTGCCGCGAAATATCGTATCATTGATTTTGCACTCTCCAATCTCATCAACAGCGGAATCTATTCGGTTTACGTCCTGACGCAGTTCAAAAGCCAGTCGCTTAACGAGCATATAGAGCGTGGCTGGCAGTTCGGCGGAGCTATGCGGGGGCGTGATTTCTTTGTTACGACAATTCCCGCGCAGATGTGGAGCGGTGAACACTGGTTCCAGGGAACAGCGGACGCTGTGTATCAGGCAAAGCACATGATTACGCGCTTCAGAGCCGATAAAGTCTGCATTTTCGCGGCGGATCACATCTACAAGATGGACGTTGAGCAAATGCTCTCGTACCATGACGCGCAGCACGCTGACGTAACAATAGCGGCAAATGTCGTGCCGGTTGAAGAGGCTACCGCGTTCGGGTGCATTAAGACCGACAAGAACGGGCGCATTGTCGAGTTCATGGAGAAGCCGAAAAACCCGCCGGAGATTCCCGGAAAGCCCGGTTTCTCGTATGTCTCAATGGGAAATTACGTTTTTGACAGGAAAGTGCTTGAGGAAGCCCTCGACGATGACGCAATGAAGGAAGAGACAAGCCACGACTTTGGCAAGGACATTATCCCCGACCTTGTGGAACACGGTATGAAGGTCTGCGCTTATGACTTCTCGACAAACGTACTCCCGCACCCGTCAGCAGAGACCGAGCTAATTCACCAGTGGAGGACGGATAAACCCTACTGGCGTGATGTCGGGACGCTCTACGCTTACTGGAAGGCGCATATGGAGCTTATCGGCCATGAGTCGGAGATGTCGTTCTACAATCCCATGTGGCCGATACGCACGGTGTCATACGGTGATCCCCCTTCATACTGCTACCCGGACAGCGGACACCCCTGCAACATCAACAGGGTCATGCTCTCGGAGGGAAGCAGGATTTTCGGCGCGGACGTGTCAAATTCCGTTCTTGCGCGTAACAGCCTCGTTCAGGCGGGAAGCGTCGTTGAGGAAAGCATCATCGGCCATGATGTAGTCATCGGCAGGAATTGCAGAATCAAGCGCGCAATCATTGACGGCCATAACATTATCCCGGACGGGACTGTTATCGGCGAGGATCCCGATCTTGACGCGAAAAATTACTACGTTGACCCGAAATCGGGAATCGTTGTCGCAGGAGTGCCGAAAGAATTATACCTGACAGGAAGCGACCAGCTTGAAGAAGGACAGAGCTGGGACACAATGGGCTAG
- a CDS encoding glycogen synthase, translating to MTKNGSAVKVLFVTTELAPFSKVGGLGDVAGSLPKALRQAGVDVRVVTPAWPGVLERAAAAGLKTTTVKTKVYAAYDWRIHKAEVIKAEVKGVPTYFLKAEDYTGDMYPSQLNFWTASPFAVFCMQALELKDAIDWEPDIYHCHDWTSAFLPCALAWHRHYRQIGGKSIMTLHNVAYQGIFEPSPFLEASGLEPWSFSSSTMEFYGQVNLLKGGIVAASAVSTVSPTYANEIQTYESTRELSGILYQQRSKLRGILNGLDVKFWDPAGDKEIPAKFSAKDLKGKAACKRELLSRAGLDPESDAPVIVCVSRLVEQKGFDMVFSAADQIAETGAKLLILGSGNDWIENGIMQAAETHPQSIKLFKGYDEPLSHLMYAGGDIFLMPSVFEPCGLSQMISMRYGTVPVVREVGGLRDTVFDVDRPEGGNGFTFQTCDADGMMWALRRAVDRYDTDKAAWKKIMLEGMREDFTWDRSAGLYKDMYEDLMQ from the coding sequence ATGACGAAAAACGGCAGTGCGGTAAAAGTATTGTTCGTAACAACAGAGCTTGCGCCGTTCTCGAAAGTCGGCGGACTCGGTGATGTTGCAGGTTCTCTTCCGAAAGCACTAAGGCAGGCAGGAGTCGATGTCAGAGTCGTAACTCCGGCATGGCCGGGAGTCCTTGAGAGGGCAGCGGCGGCAGGACTCAAAACCACAACAGTAAAGACCAAAGTATACGCGGCATATGACTGGCGCATACACAAAGCAGAAGTGATAAAGGCTGAAGTGAAAGGTGTCCCGACATATTTCCTCAAAGCAGAGGACTACACCGGAGACATGTACCCTTCACAGCTCAACTTCTGGACGGCCTCACCCTTTGCGGTGTTCTGTATGCAGGCACTTGAGCTGAAAGACGCTATAGACTGGGAGCCGGATATATACCACTGCCACGACTGGACATCGGCATTCCTTCCCTGCGCGCTTGCGTGGCACAGGCACTATAGGCAGATCGGCGGCAAGTCAATTATGACCCTGCACAACGTAGCGTATCAGGGAATATTTGAGCCGTCGCCGTTCTTGGAGGCATCCGGGCTTGAGCCGTGGAGCTTCAGCTCGTCAACAATGGAATTTTACGGACAAGTCAACCTCCTGAAGGGCGGAATAGTCGCGGCCTCAGCAGTAAGCACAGTGTCGCCGACATACGCAAACGAGATTCAGACCTACGAGTCAACCCGCGAATTGTCCGGGATACTCTACCAGCAGAGAAGCAAATTACGCGGAATCCTCAACGGCCTTGATGTGAAATTCTGGGATCCCGCCGGAGACAAAGAGATTCCCGCCAAGTTCAGCGCGAAAGACCTGAAGGGAAAAGCGGCCTGCAAGAGAGAATTATTATCACGCGCCGGGCTTGACCCTGAGTCAGACGCTCCCGTGATTGTGTGCGTGAGCCGTCTCGTTGAACAGAAAGGTTTTGACATGGTATTCAGCGCGGCGGATCAGATTGCGGAGACAGGCGCAAAACTTCTCATACTCGGTTCGGGAAATGACTGGATAGAGAACGGAATAATGCAGGCGGCCGAGACTCACCCGCAGAGCATAAAGCTGTTCAAGGGCTACGATGAGCCTTTGTCGCACTTAATGTACGCGGGTGGTGATATATTCCTCATGCCGTCAGTGTTCGAGCCTTGCGGACTGTCGCAGATGATCTCCATGAGGTACGGCACTGTTCCTGTAGTGCGCGAGGTCGGCGGACTCCGTGATACTGTGTTTGATGTTGACAGGCCGGAGGGCGGAAACGGCTTCACGTTCCAGACATGCGACGCAGACGGAATGATGTGGGCATTGCGCCGTGCGGTTGACCGCTACGACACCGACAAAGCTGCGTGGAAGAAAATCATGCTTGAGGGAATGCGAGAGGATTTCACGTGGGACAGGTCAGCCGGACTCTACAAGGATATGTACGAGGACTTAATGCAGTAA
- a CDS encoding methionine synthase, translating into MQFIPTDKQIIDALRYMGIPPGGQTEELARTVAEAFGKLEACIEPRCVWGRFHIIHFDGGIELEGAYIYSDDIARLTSRSTDCIVIAATLGHETDRQITLAQNRNMLDGLALDACASVMIDSYIDEYLRSDIAGWLRPGERMTSRFSPGYGDLSMNVTDDIITILNATKRIGLSVTRSMMMSPVKSVTAIAGLFMKQG; encoded by the coding sequence ATGCAGTTCATTCCGACAGATAAGCAGATAATTGACGCGCTCCGATACATGGGAATCCCTCCCGGAGGCCAGACGGAAGAATTAGCGCGCACTGTCGCCGAGGCTTTCGGGAAACTTGAAGCCTGCATTGAACCGCGGTGCGTCTGGGGGAGATTTCACATCATACATTTTGACGGCGGTATAGAGCTTGAGGGAGCGTATATCTACAGCGATGACATTGCCCGGCTCACGTCAAGAAGCACGGACTGCATAGTGATTGCGGCGACGCTGGGTCATGAGACAGACAGGCAGATTACACTGGCGCAGAACAGGAATATGCTTGACGGACTCGCGCTTGACGCATGTGCTTCAGTGATGATTGACTCGTACATTGACGAGTACCTCAGGAGCGATATTGCAGGCTGGCTTCGCCCGGGTGAGAGAATGACATCGAGATTCAGCCCGGGCTACGGGGATTTGAGCATGAATGTTACCGATGACATTATCACGATACTGAACGCAACGAAACGAATCGGACTCAGCGTAACGCGGTCTATGATGATGTCGCCTGTGAAATCTGTTACGGCTATAGCGGGCTTGTTCATGAAGCAGGGTTGA
- a CDS encoding DUF1311 domain-containing protein, producing MKKAISALIFVFVMCGAFQALALSDKDYTAMMKDSAFAEADRNLNEAWTAAKESLSPADFAALKKSQSQWLKTGRDNEAQKLMKSGGMSKTQAYAQATENRAEYIRGMFQIDTESDPYSDFADSLKAIADRIMKGKPSLTVAGSRVWAGEKYIIGRSGEYLSDFFTVDPSMTFAGGLRIGSSESDLLKFFGDELHRHDDGTYYSGGIHQWIEFDARGGTLRTIYFTQADAPLAAQAGDKVSDFILAHTE from the coding sequence ATGAAGAAGGCAATTTCAGCATTAATATTTGTGTTTGTGATGTGCGGTGCGTTTCAGGCTCTGGCGTTAAGCGACAAGGATTATACCGCCATGATGAAGGACTCTGCTTTCGCGGAGGCAGACAGAAATCTCAATGAGGCATGGACAGCGGCAAAAGAATCTTTATCCCCTGCAGATTTCGCGGCTCTGAAAAAATCCCAGTCCCAATGGCTGAAGACAGGACGGGACAATGAAGCGCAGAAGCTCATGAAGTCCGGCGGCATGTCAAAGACTCAGGCATACGCGCAGGCCACAGAGAACAGAGCGGAATACATACGGGGCATGTTTCAGATTGACACGGAGTCAGACCCCTACAGCGATTTTGCTGACAGCTTGAAGGCAATCGCGGACAGAATCATGAAGGGAAAGCCGTCTTTAACAGTCGCAGGCTCTAGGGTCTGGGCAGGGGAAAAATACATCATAGGCCGATCCGGGGAATATCTCTCGGATTTCTTCACTGTTGACCCTTCTATGACATTCGCGGGCGGACTCCGAATCGGCTCAAGCGAGTCTGACCTTCTGAAGTTTTTTGGCGATGAGCTTCACAGGCATGATGACGGAACTTATTACTCCGGCGGGATTCACCAGTGGATAGAGTTCGACGCACGCGGCGGGACTCTCAGGACGATTTATTTCACGCAGGCTGACGCACCTTTAGCCGCCCAAGCCGGGGATAAGGTCTCAGACTTCATTTTAGCCCATACGGAATAA
- a CDS encoding adenosylmethionine decarboxylase codes for MSPKGVHYIVEVSGCDETITNVARLQDILVEAANRAHAQVWSVSFNKFPPNGVSGVVVISESHLSIHTWPEVNYMALDIFTCGAHTDPMKAVDYVLEKVKASHIHITEITRGLDDNDQKYYHSFITWEEDRKEGLKP; via the coding sequence TTGTCCCCTAAAGGTGTTCACTATATCGTTGAAGTATCAGGCTGTGATGAAACAATCACAAACGTTGCAAGACTTCAGGATATTCTTGTTGAGGCCGCCAACCGCGCACATGCTCAAGTCTGGTCGGTGTCGTTCAACAAATTTCCCCCCAATGGCGTTAGCGGAGTAGTCGTAATCAGTGAGTCGCACTTGTCCATTCACACATGGCCGGAAGTGAATTACATGGCCTTGGACATTTTCACCTGCGGCGCACACACTGACCCGATGAAAGCGGTCGATTACGTCCTCGAAAAGGTGAAAGCCTCGCACATTCACATAACAGAAATCACACGCGGGCTTGACGACAATGACCAGAAATATTATCACTCGTTCATTACGTGGGAGGAAGACAGGAAAGAAGGACTCAAACCGTGA
- the mnmA gene encoding tRNA 2-thiouridine(34) synthase MnmA, which produces MSILIAMSGGVDSSVSAFLVREKYGSCAGATMLLSDDDGKNVADARSVCDSLNIGHEVIDMREIFRDNVIRRFVNVYESGGTPNPCIECNRFMKFGEFLGHARASGHDMIATGHYARIERDSGRWLLRKAVDLSRDQSYVLYMMTQEQLSHTEFPLGGMLKPDVRELAESLGFTNARRHDSQDICFVPDGDYAGFIESYTGKVYPPGDFVDASGKILGHHKGIIHYTAGQRRGLGVAAKSRLYVSRIDQAMNTVTLVPETDAGLFTRRITVRDVNLVACETLPENFRACVKVRYRQLEIPCTVNQTGPGEMVIEFDGAVRSPAVGQSAVIYDGEYVIGGGVISGVI; this is translated from the coding sequence ATGAGCATACTAATTGCGATGAGCGGGGGCGTTGACAGCAGCGTTTCCGCTTTTCTTGTGCGCGAAAAATACGGCTCCTGCGCGGGGGCTACAATGCTTCTTTCTGACGACGACGGGAAAAATGTCGCTGATGCCCGGTCTGTGTGCGACTCTCTGAATATCGGCCATGAAGTTATAGACATGCGGGAAATTTTCCGGGACAACGTTATACGGCGTTTCGTGAACGTTTACGAGTCTGGCGGTACTCCGAATCCCTGCATAGAGTGCAACAGGTTCATGAAGTTCGGTGAATTTCTGGGACATGCGCGGGCTTCGGGGCATGACATGATTGCGACGGGGCATTACGCTAGAATTGAGCGGGATTCGGGGCGGTGGCTTCTGCGCAAGGCTGTTGATTTGTCGAGAGACCAGAGCTATGTGCTGTACATGATGACACAGGAGCAGTTATCGCACACGGAATTTCCGCTCGGAGGAATGCTTAAGCCTGACGTTAGGGAGCTGGCAGAGAGTCTCGGCTTCACGAACGCCCGCAGGCATGACTCGCAGGATATATGCTTTGTGCCAGACGGTGATTATGCCGGGTTCATCGAGTCATACACGGGGAAAGTTTACCCGCCCGGTGATTTCGTTGACGCTTCGGGGAAAATTCTCGGCCATCACAAGGGGATAATACATTACACGGCGGGCCAGCGTCGGGGCTTGGGTGTTGCGGCAAAATCGAGGCTCTACGTCTCCCGGATAGACCAGGCCATGAATACGGTAACTCTTGTTCCTGAGACTGACGCGGGACTCTTCACCCGGAGAATCACTGTGAGGGATGTTAATCTCGTTGCGTGTGAGACTCTGCCTGAGAATTTCCGGGCGTGTGTGAAGGTGCGTTACCGCCAGCTTGAGATCCCTTGCACCGTGAACCAGACCGGGCCGGGTGAAATGGTGATTGAGTTTGACGGGGCTGTGAGGAGTCCTGCTGTGGGTCAGTCTGCGGTGATATATGACGGTGAATATGTGATAGGCGGTGGGGTAATTTCGGGGGTGATATAA
- a CDS encoding aminotransferase class I/II-fold pyridoxal phosphate-dependent enzyme — protein sequence MPKLSDRVGTFTDSVIRRMTRICNKHGAINLSQGYPNWDPPTEMMDSLAKAAHTGPHQYAITFGAKNLRDAICAKQGKAIGREIDPESEIVITCGSTEAMMAAMMTICNPGDKVMVFSPFYENYGADSILSGATPIYIPLVPPTYDYDIKLIEDGFRNGAKAIVICNPSNPCGKVFTEKELTEIGALAVKYDAFIVTDEVYEHIIFDPYKHVYASALPGLFDHVITCNSMSKTYSITGWRLGYLIGPADVVDGARKVHDFLTVGAAAPLQEAAVEAFMLPPEYYAALQAKYTKLRNMFLEGLDEAGLKHNVPQGSYFVMVDVSDFLELPQFKGWSDLDFCEWVIKNIGVAAVPGSSFFREPVNNLIRFHFARTEDILSEAVKRLQKLGAMVK from the coding sequence ATGCCCAAATTAAGCGACAGGGTAGGAACATTCACCGACTCCGTAATCCGCCGAATGACTCGAATCTGCAACAAGCACGGAGCAATAAACTTGTCTCAGGGTTACCCTAACTGGGATCCGCCGACTGAGATGATGGACTCCCTCGCCAAAGCCGCCCACACAGGCCCGCACCAGTACGCAATAACATTCGGGGCAAAGAATCTCCGCGATGCTATATGCGCCAAGCAGGGCAAAGCAATAGGCCGCGAGATTGACCCGGAGTCCGAGATAGTAATCACATGCGGTTCAACAGAAGCAATGATGGCCGCGATGATGACGATATGCAACCCCGGCGATAAAGTTATGGTATTCTCTCCCTTCTACGAAAATTACGGCGCAGACTCGATTCTTTCCGGCGCGACTCCTATATATATTCCGTTAGTGCCTCCGACATATGACTACGACATTAAATTGATTGAGGACGGCTTCAGGAACGGCGCGAAAGCTATAGTAATCTGCAACCCGTCAAACCCATGCGGAAAAGTTTTCACCGAGAAAGAATTAACCGAAATCGGCGCGCTTGCGGTGAAGTATGACGCATTCATAGTAACGGATGAGGTATACGAGCATATAATCTTTGACCCGTACAAACATGTATACGCTTCAGCATTGCCGGGACTCTTTGACCACGTAATCACCTGCAACTCAATGTCAAAAACGTACTCCATTACGGGCTGGCGTTTGGGCTATCTCATCGGGCCTGCTGATGTTGTTGACGGGGCGAGGAAGGTACACGACTTCCTGACGGTAGGAGCAGCCGCGCCGTTACAGGAGGCCGCCGTAGAAGCGTTCATGCTCCCGCCGGAGTATTACGCCGCTCTTCAGGCAAAGTACACGAAACTCCGCAATATGTTCCTTGAAGGGCTTGACGAGGCCGGACTGAAGCACAATGTCCCGCAGGGTTCGTATTTCGTGATGGTTGACGTGTCTGACTTCCTAGAGCTGCCGCAGTTCAAGGGCTGGAGCGATCTGGACTTCTGCGAGTGGGTCATCAAGAACATCGGAGTCGCGGCGGTTCCGGGTTCGAGCTTCTTCCGTGAGCCAGTCAACAATCTGATTCGCTTCCATTTCGCACGGACTGAGGACATACTTTCGGAGGCAGTGAAGAGACTTCAGAAACTCGGCGCAATGGTGAAGTAA
- a CDS encoding lipoate--protein ligase family protein — MIKFADSSSVSPAYNLACEEYICGLDADVFMLWRNSPSVIIGRFQAVESEVFTDFARDNGIQVIRRNSGGGAVYHDLGNVNYSFILADDRRLTLEHFSRIIMEILSGLGVRRLEFRHNDILSDGRKISGGAQYHHDGRILHHGTLLFDSELGIIPQVLRRSGKIANIRPLLRKNISADDFMTAIRSRMGISENLTLTQNDYDNVDRIMRGKYLSPEWNMRGIS; from the coding sequence ATGATTAAGTTTGCTGACTCCAGCTCAGTGTCGCCCGCGTACAATCTCGCCTGCGAGGAATATATCTGCGGACTCGATGCTGATGTCTTCATGCTGTGGCGTAATTCCCCCTCAGTGATAATAGGCCGCTTTCAGGCCGTCGAGTCGGAGGTGTTCACGGACTTTGCGAGGGATAACGGGATTCAGGTCATACGGCGTAATTCCGGGGGCGGTGCTGTCTATCATGACTTGGGCAACGTGAATTACAGCTTTATTTTGGCGGACGACAGGAGGCTGACTCTTGAGCATTTCTCGCGGATAATCATGGAAATTCTTTCGGGGCTGGGCGTTAGGAGACTCGAATTTCGGCATAATGATATTCTTTCTGACGGGCGCAAAATTTCCGGCGGGGCGCAGTATCATCATGACGGCAGAATCCTTCATCACGGCACACTGTTATTTGACTCGGAGCTGGGAATAATCCCGCAGGTTTTGAGGCGTTCGGGGAAAATCGCTAACATCAGGCCGCTTCTGAGGAAAAATATTTCGGCTGATGACTTTATGACGGCGATACGCAGCAGGATGGGAATATCCGAAAATTTGACTCTGACTCAGAATGATTATGACAATGTTGACAGGATTATGCGCGGTAAATATCTCAGTCCTGAATGGAACATGCGCGGGATTTCTTAA